Proteins from a genomic interval of Streptomyces fodineus:
- a CDS encoding methyltransferase: MTTPWGEVELSRFPESARDRLRAWDASDAYLLRHLAEEGVPLRGSVVVVGDRWGALATALAEHRPTQITDSFLSQEATRANLARAGVEPGAVQLLTTQDPPPERVDVLLVRVPKSLALLEDQLLRLAPAVHADTVVVGTGMVKEIHTSTLQLFERILGPTRTSLARQKARLIFCAPDPALERPANPWPYSYGLPDGIGAVSGRTVVNHAGVFCADRLDIGTRLFLQHLPGPGAGRVVDLGCGNGVVGTAIALADPAAEVLFVDESFQAVASAEATYKANGVPGHAEFRVGDGLAGVAPGSVDLVLNNPPFHSHQATTDATAWRMFTGALRSLRPGGELRVIGNRHLGYHVKLRRLFGNCELVAGDPKFVVLRAVKKV, translated from the coding sequence ATGACGACACCGTGGGGCGAGGTCGAGCTGTCCCGCTTCCCCGAGAGTGCCCGCGACCGGCTGCGTGCCTGGGACGCATCCGACGCGTACCTGCTGCGCCACCTGGCCGAGGAGGGGGTGCCGCTCAGGGGCTCGGTCGTGGTGGTCGGGGACCGCTGGGGTGCGCTGGCCACGGCGCTCGCGGAGCACCGGCCGACGCAGATCACCGACTCCTTCCTGAGCCAGGAGGCGACCCGGGCGAATCTGGCGCGGGCCGGTGTCGAACCCGGTGCCGTCCAGTTGCTGACCACCCAGGATCCGCCGCCCGAGCGGGTGGACGTGCTGCTGGTGCGGGTGCCGAAGAGCCTGGCGCTGCTGGAGGACCAGCTGCTGCGGCTGGCGCCGGCGGTGCACGCGGACACCGTCGTCGTCGGCACCGGGATGGTGAAGGAGATCCACACCTCCACGCTCCAGTTGTTCGAGCGGATCCTCGGGCCGACCCGGACCTCGCTGGCGCGGCAGAAGGCCCGGTTGATCTTCTGCGCCCCGGACCCGGCGCTGGAGCGTCCGGCGAACCCGTGGCCGTACAGCTACGGGCTCCCCGACGGCATCGGGGCGGTGTCCGGGCGCACGGTCGTCAACCACGCGGGCGTCTTCTGCGCCGACCGCCTCGACATCGGCACCCGCCTCTTCCTCCAGCACCTGCCCGGACCGGGCGCGGGCCGCGTGGTGGACCTCGGATGCGGCAACGGTGTCGTCGGTACGGCGATCGCGCTCGCGGATCCGGCGGCCGAGGTGCTGTTCGTGGACGAGTCCTTCCAGGCGGTGGCCTCGGCGGAGGCGACGTACAAGGCCAACGGGGTGCCCGGGCACGCGGAGTTCCGGGTCGGGGACGGGCTGGCCGGGGTGGCGCCGGGCAGCGTGGACCTCGTCCTGAACAACCCGCCCTTCCACTCGCACCAGGCGACGACCGACGCGACGGCCTGGCGCATGTTCACGGGGGCGTTGCGCTCGCTCCGGCCGGGGGGTGAACTGCGGGTGATCGGGAACCGGCATCTGGGGTATCACGTGAAGCTGAGGCGGTTGTTCGGGAACTGTGAACTGGTTGCCGGCGACCCGAAGTTCGTTGTGCTGAGGGCCGTGAAGAAGGTCTGA
- a CDS encoding alpha-ketoglutarate-dependent dioxygenase AlkB family protein, protein MDAELFPRERAQVAPGAVHVPDWLAPEAQRELLAACRDWARPPAGLRTVRTPGGGTMTARQVCLGWHWYPYAYARTAVDGDGAPVKPFPAWLGELGRRAAVAALGPQEPYAYDIALINFYDGDARMGMHRDSDEKADAPVVSLSLGDTCLFRFGNTETRAKPYTDVELRSGDLFVFGGPSRLAYHGVPWVYGGTGPTELGLSGRLNITLRVSGL, encoded by the coding sequence GTGGACGCGGAGCTGTTTCCCAGGGAGCGCGCTCAGGTCGCACCGGGCGCCGTGCACGTCCCGGACTGGCTGGCACCGGAGGCGCAGCGCGAGCTGCTCGCCGCCTGCCGGGACTGGGCGCGGCCGCCGGCCGGACTGCGCACGGTCCGTACCCCGGGCGGCGGCACGATGACCGCCCGGCAGGTCTGCCTGGGCTGGCACTGGTACCCGTACGCCTACGCCCGCACGGCCGTCGACGGCGACGGCGCCCCCGTCAAGCCCTTCCCGGCCTGGCTCGGCGAACTGGGCCGCCGCGCCGCCGTCGCCGCGCTGGGCCCGCAGGAGCCGTATGCCTACGACATCGCACTGATCAACTTCTACGACGGCGACGCCCGCATGGGCATGCACCGCGACAGCGACGAGAAGGCGGACGCGCCGGTGGTGTCGCTGAGCCTGGGCGACACCTGTCTCTTCCGGTTCGGGAACACCGAGACGCGGGCCAAGCCCTACACGGATGTCGAGCTGCGCAGCGGCGACCTGTTCGTGTTCGGCGGGCCGTCGAGGCTGGCCTACCACGGGGTCCCGTGGGTCTACGGGGGCACCGGCCCGACCGAGTTGGGCCTGTCCGGACGTCTGAACATCACACTTCGGGTCAGCGGCCTCTAG
- a CDS encoding DUF4865 family protein, whose product MHAMQYEFTLPADYDMGIIRSRVARVAHLLDDWDGLGIKTYVLRERGVNGSPVNQYGPFYLWNTVEGMNSFLWGGAFQGPVNDFGRPAIRQWTGLAFEEGTAAGSAPAFAVRRRQPVPEGVELAAFMADAAAEAGRLAAEDGAVLAAAAVDTRAWELVHFSLWEHDAPKADGDVFEVLHLSAPGRDRLPRGRQW is encoded by the coding sequence ATGCACGCCATGCAGTACGAGTTCACCCTGCCCGCCGACTACGACATGGGCATCATCCGCTCCCGCGTCGCCCGCGTCGCGCACCTGCTGGACGACTGGGACGGCCTGGGCATCAAGACGTACGTGCTGCGCGAACGCGGGGTGAACGGCTCGCCGGTGAACCAGTACGGGCCGTTCTACCTGTGGAACACCGTGGAGGGCATGAACAGCTTCCTGTGGGGCGGAGCCTTCCAGGGGCCCGTGAACGACTTCGGCCGGCCGGCGATACGGCAGTGGACGGGCCTGGCGTTCGAGGAGGGCACCGCGGCCGGGTCCGCGCCCGCGTTCGCCGTGCGCCGACGCCAACCGGTGCCGGAGGGCGTGGAGTTGGCCGCGTTCATGGCGGACGCGGCGGCCGAGGCCGGGCGACTGGCGGCGGAGGACGGCGCGGTCCTCGCCGCGGCGGCCGTGGACACGCGCGCGTGGGAGCTGGTGCACTTCTCGCTCTGGGAGCACGATGCGCCCAAGGCCGACGGGGACGTCTTCGAGGTGCTGCACCTGTCGGCGCCCGGCCGGGACCGGCTCCCGCGCGGGCGGCAGTGGTGA
- a CDS encoding class II fructose-bisphosphate aldolase, giving the protein MPLASTGELVTAAAETRSAVAAFNVITLEHVEAVIAGAESAGAPVVLQVSENAVKYRYGRLLPLARAAVAAAERADVPIALHLDHVQSDHLLRQAPDAGFSSVMYDAARLPYAENLSATRAAADWAHSQGLWIEAELGQIGGKDGRLPLDAHAPGARTEPDQARDFVSGTAVDALAVAIGSVHAMTTRTATLDQALLKRLSAALSVPLVLHGSSGVPDEQLVAAVAGGIAKVNVGTALNVAMTGAIREFLAARPEAVDSRKYLSVGREAMAQEVRRTIGVLVR; this is encoded by the coding sequence GTGCCCCTCGCGTCCACCGGCGAGCTGGTCACCGCCGCCGCCGAAACCCGCTCCGCCGTCGCCGCGTTCAACGTCATCACCCTGGAACACGTCGAGGCCGTCATCGCCGGCGCCGAGTCGGCCGGTGCGCCCGTCGTGCTCCAGGTCAGCGAGAACGCCGTCAAGTACCGCTACGGGCGGCTGCTGCCGCTGGCCCGGGCAGCCGTCGCCGCCGCCGAACGCGCCGACGTGCCCATCGCGTTGCACCTCGACCATGTACAGAGCGACCACCTGCTGCGCCAGGCGCCCGACGCCGGGTTCAGCTCGGTGATGTACGACGCGGCCCGGCTGCCGTACGCCGAGAACCTCTCCGCGACCCGGGCCGCCGCCGACTGGGCGCACTCCCAGGGGCTGTGGATCGAGGCCGAGCTGGGACAGATCGGCGGCAAGGACGGCAGGCTCCCGCTGGACGCCCACGCACCCGGCGCCCGCACCGAGCCCGATCAGGCCCGCGACTTCGTGTCCGGCACCGCCGTCGACGCGCTCGCCGTCGCCATCGGCAGCGTGCACGCGATGACCACCCGCACGGCCACCCTCGACCAAGCCCTGCTCAAACGGCTCTCCGCCGCGCTGTCCGTCCCCCTCGTCCTGCACGGCTCCTCCGGCGTCCCGGACGAGCAACTGGTCGCGGCGGTCGCGGGCGGCATCGCCAAGGTCAACGTCGGCACGGCGCTGAACGTGGCCATGACCGGTGCGATCCGGGAGTTCCTCGCGGCGCGTCCCGAGGCGGTCGACTCCCGCAAGTACCTGAGTGTGGGGAGGGAGGCGATGGCCCAGGAGGTGCGGCGGACCATCGGGGTTCTCGTTCGGTGA
- a CDS encoding phosphotriesterase family protein: MSRVRTVLGDIPPEQLGVCDAHDHLFLRSPQLPGQELEDLSAARAELAAFRAAGGAAVVQWTPYGMGRRAADLPELSRATGVRLVCATGLHQAAHYDTQLLDRLRGGGLAELFVSELTEGIATTGVRAGFIKVAGGFHALDAHTRRTMTAAAEAHHATGSTIAVHLELGTGALDVLDLLCGELGVPGDRVILGHLNRHPDPVVQRQAAASGCWLAFDGPSRAHNATDWRMPEAVRALAEAGFADRLLLGGDTVVAGARSVDGGLGMPYLLRRVRHRLAAAVGADLVDRILTEHPGRAFAVDWR, encoded by the coding sequence GTGAGCCGCGTCCGTACGGTCCTCGGCGACATCCCGCCCGAGCAGCTGGGCGTGTGCGACGCGCACGACCATCTCTTCCTGCGCAGCCCGCAGTTGCCGGGCCAGGAGCTGGAGGACCTGTCGGCCGCACGTGCCGAGCTGGCCGCGTTCCGGGCGGCGGGCGGAGCGGCCGTCGTGCAGTGGACGCCGTACGGCATGGGGCGGCGGGCGGCGGACCTGCCGGAGCTGTCCCGGGCCACGGGAGTGCGGTTGGTCTGCGCCACCGGGCTGCACCAAGCCGCACACTACGACACCCAGTTGCTCGACAGACTGCGCGGCGGCGGCCTCGCCGAGCTGTTCGTGTCCGAGCTGACCGAGGGCATCGCCACGACCGGGGTGCGAGCCGGCTTCATCAAGGTGGCGGGCGGTTTCCACGCACTCGACGCTCACACCCGCCGGACCATGACGGCGGCGGCCGAGGCCCACCACGCCACCGGCTCGACCATCGCCGTGCACCTGGAGCTGGGCACCGGCGCCCTGGACGTCCTCGACCTGCTGTGCGGCGAGTTGGGCGTGCCCGGCGACCGGGTGATCCTGGGCCACCTGAACCGCCACCCCGACCCCGTGGTGCAGCGGCAGGCCGCCGCTTCGGGCTGCTGGCTGGCCTTCGACGGGCCGTCCCGCGCCCATAACGCCACCGACTGGCGGATGCCGGAGGCGGTACGGGCGTTGGCGGAGGCCGGGTTCGCGGACCGGCTGCTACTCGGCGGGGACACGGTGGTCGCCGGCGCGCGCTCGGTCGACGGTGGGCTGGGAATGCCGTACCTGCTGCGCCGGGTACGGCACCGGCTGGCGGCCGCGGTGGGCGCGGACCTGGTGGACCGCATACTCACCGAGCATCCCGGGCGGGCGTTCGCGGTCGACTGGAGGTGA
- a CDS encoding ROK family protein — MSGKADPRTAGERTTSRARLDRGRGALGPALELVHTGRAPTRAVLTAELGVTRATAGAVAAELEALGLIRVDARPGAAAGSQGRPSHRLEVAEDGPVALAAQVHADGFRAALVGLGGGIVATAPGCETVDADPAKVLGSVVEAGAELLRTTGRRCVGAGLAVPSAVAEPEGLALNPLHLAWPVGAPVRRIFAECVRAAGITAGPAFAGNDVNLAALAEHRHGAGRGARDLLCVATGHRGVGGALVLDGRLHTGSSGLALEVGHLTVNPEGRPCHCGSRGCLDVEADPLALLVEAGREPGPEVSLLQQANDLLRTQYDDPAVRTAAEALIDRLGLGLAGLVNILNPDRIILGGLHRTLLDADPARLRAVVADRSLWGQSGGVPILPCTLDHNSLVGAAELAWQPVLDDPLAALR; from the coding sequence ATGAGCGGCAAGGCGGATCCCCGGACGGCGGGGGAGAGGACCACCTCGAGGGCGCGGCTGGACCGGGGGCGCGGTGCGCTCGGACCCGCGCTGGAGCTGGTGCACACCGGGCGGGCGCCGACCCGCGCCGTGCTCACCGCGGAACTCGGGGTCACCCGGGCGACCGCGGGGGCGGTGGCCGCCGAGCTGGAGGCGCTCGGGCTGATCCGGGTGGACGCCCGGCCGGGCGCCGCGGCCGGCTCCCAGGGCCGCCCCTCACACCGGCTGGAGGTCGCCGAGGACGGCCCGGTGGCACTCGCCGCGCAGGTCCACGCCGACGGCTTCCGGGCCGCGCTGGTCGGCCTCGGCGGGGGCATCGTGGCGACCGCGCCCGGCTGCGAGACCGTCGACGCGGACCCGGCGAAGGTGCTCGGCTCGGTCGTCGAGGCGGGCGCGGAACTGCTGCGGACGACGGGCCGCCGCTGCGTCGGCGCCGGACTCGCCGTACCGTCCGCCGTGGCCGAACCCGAGGGCCTCGCCCTCAACCCCCTGCACCTGGCCTGGCCCGTCGGCGCCCCCGTCCGCCGGATCTTCGCCGAGTGCGTGCGCGCCGCCGGCATCACGGCCGGCCCGGCCTTCGCGGGCAACGACGTCAACCTCGCCGCGCTCGCCGAGCACCGGCACGGCGCCGGCCGGGGCGCGCGGGACCTGCTGTGCGTGGCCACCGGACACCGGGGCGTCGGCGGTGCGCTGGTGCTGGACGGCCGCCTGCACACCGGCAGTTCGGGACTGGCCCTGGAGGTCGGCCACCTCACCGTCAATCCCGAGGGCAGACCCTGCCACTGCGGCAGCCGCGGCTGCCTGGACGTCGAGGCCGATCCGCTGGCGCTGCTCGTCGAGGCAGGCCGTGAGCCCGGCCCCGAGGTGTCCCTGCTCCAGCAGGCCAACGACCTGCTGCGCACCCAGTACGACGACCCGGCCGTCCGTACGGCCGCCGAGGCGCTGATCGACCGCCTGGGCCTGGGGCTGGCCGGCCTGGTCAACATCCTGAACCCCGACCGCATCATCCTCGGCGGCCTGCACCGCACCCTCCTGGACGCCGATCCCGCCCGGCTGCGCGCGGTCGTCGCCGACCGCAGCCTGTGGGGCCAGAGCGGTGGAGTACCGATTCTGCCCTGCACGCTGGACCACAACAGCCTCGTCGGCGCGGCCGAGCTGGCCTGGCAGCCCGTACTGGACGACCCGCTGGCGGCACTGCGGTGA
- a CDS encoding SIS domain-containing protein, producing MTHVEHELNSQPECWIRAADAAGRYRDALPGPGERVAIVGCGTSYFMAQAAAALREGAGQGETDAFAASEFPNGRSYDRVVALTRSGTTTEVLELLGRLRGGTRTTAVTGDPDTPVASAADDLVVLDFADERSVVQTRFATTALTLLRAHLGLHTDSVVADARTALSTPLPEGLVACTQFTFLGRGWTVGLASEAGLKMREASLAWTEAYPAMEYRHGPISITTEGTATWMLGEAPDGLADQVRATGGLWIDGGLDPLAELVRAQRLAVAVAAARGLDPDRPRHLTRSVILAP from the coding sequence ATGACACATGTCGAGCACGAGCTGAACAGCCAGCCGGAGTGCTGGATACGGGCGGCCGACGCGGCGGGGCGGTACCGGGACGCGCTGCCGGGGCCCGGGGAGCGGGTCGCCATCGTGGGCTGCGGGACCTCGTACTTCATGGCGCAGGCGGCCGCCGCCCTGCGCGAGGGAGCCGGGCAGGGCGAGACCGACGCGTTCGCGGCCTCCGAGTTCCCGAACGGCCGCTCGTACGACCGGGTCGTGGCCCTCACCCGCTCCGGCACCACCACCGAAGTGCTGGAACTCCTCGGCCGGTTGAGGGGCGGGACGCGGACCACGGCCGTCACCGGGGACCCGGACACCCCGGTCGCATCGGCCGCGGACGACCTCGTCGTACTGGACTTCGCCGACGAACGCTCCGTCGTCCAGACCCGGTTCGCCACCACCGCCCTCACCCTCCTGCGCGCCCATCTCGGCCTGCACACCGACTCCGTCGTGGCCGACGCGCGTACGGCCCTGTCCACTCCTCTTCCCGAAGGACTGGTCGCCTGCACCCAGTTCACCTTCCTCGGGCGCGGCTGGACCGTCGGCCTCGCGAGCGAGGCCGGGCTGAAGATGCGCGAGGCCTCGCTGGCCTGGACCGAGGCGTATCCGGCGATGGAGTACCGGCACGGCCCGATCAGCATCACCACCGAGGGCACCGCCACCTGGATGCTCGGCGAGGCACCGGACGGGCTCGCCGACCAGGTCCGCGCCACCGGCGGGTTGTGGATCGACGGCGGCCTCGACCCGCTCGCCGAACTCGTCCGAGCCCAGCGGCTCGCGGTCGCCGTCGCCGCCGCCCGCGGCCTCGACCCCGACCGGCCGCGCCATCTCACCCGCTCGGTGATACTCGCCCCCTGA
- a CDS encoding cupin domain-containing protein: MHITRRRPDTRQGPAENFTGTVWLDELAAPAAPSRLRMFNVHFAPGAHTAWHRHPHGQVLHVLEGEGLVQRKGGEVEAIRAGDTVWIEPGEWHWHGAAPRTFMTHLAVVEAAEDGTTTEWHAHVAGYPA, translated from the coding sequence GTGCACATCACCAGACGGCGTCCCGACACCCGGCAGGGCCCGGCGGAGAACTTCACCGGCACGGTGTGGCTGGACGAGCTCGCCGCGCCCGCCGCTCCGTCCCGGCTGCGCATGTTCAACGTCCACTTCGCTCCGGGCGCCCACACGGCCTGGCACCGGCACCCGCACGGGCAGGTGCTGCACGTCCTGGAGGGCGAGGGGCTGGTACAGCGCAAAGGCGGTGAGGTGGAGGCGATCCGCGCGGGCGACACGGTGTGGATCGAACCGGGCGAATGGCACTGGCACGGCGCAGCCCCCCGCACCTTCATGACCCACCTCGCGGTCGTGGAGGCAGCCGAGGACGGCACGACGACCGAGTGGCACGCACACGTGGCCGGCTACCCCGCCTGA
- a CDS encoding TetR/AcrR family transcriptional regulator — protein sequence MSTPERLIESTRELLWERGYVGTSPKAILERAGAGQGSMYHHFKGKPDLALAAIRRTAEQLRATAERVLDGPGTPYERIEAYLLRERDVLRGCPVGRLTMDPDVIASEELRAPVDETIAAIRDRIAGLVEEGKRQGQFAPWLDGEEIGAAVLATVQGGYVLARASGSPAAFDAGVRGLLSLLAPRTPGQGN from the coding sequence ATGAGCACCCCGGAACGACTGATCGAGTCCACCCGCGAGCTGCTGTGGGAGCGCGGCTACGTGGGCACGAGCCCGAAGGCGATCCTGGAGCGCGCGGGAGCGGGCCAGGGCAGCATGTACCACCACTTCAAGGGCAAGCCGGACCTGGCCCTGGCGGCGATCCGGCGCACCGCCGAGCAGTTGCGTGCCACCGCCGAACGCGTCCTCGACGGTCCCGGCACGCCGTACGAGCGCATCGAGGCGTATCTGCTGCGCGAGCGTGACGTGCTGCGCGGCTGCCCGGTCGGCCGGCTGACCATGGACCCCGACGTGATCGCGAGCGAGGAACTGCGCGCGCCGGTCGACGAGACGATCGCCGCCATCCGCGATCGGATCGCCGGGCTCGTCGAAGAGGGCAAGCGGCAGGGGCAGTTCGCGCCCTGGCTGGACGGCGAGGAGATCGGCGCGGCCGTCCTGGCGACCGTGCAGGGCGGCTATGTCCTCGCCCGCGCCTCCGGCTCCCCCGCCGCCTTCGACGCCGGTGTCCGCGGCCTGCTGTCCCTGCTCGCACCCCGAACTCCCGGACAGGGGAACTGA